The Xiphophorus hellerii strain 12219 chromosome 5, Xiphophorus_hellerii-4.1, whole genome shotgun sequence genome window below encodes:
- the mnd1 gene encoding meiotic nuclear division protein 1 homolog isoform X3 codes for MKDVFQLKDIEKIAPKSKGIAPMTVKEVLQSLVDDNMVDCERIGTSNYYWAFPSKALHARKHKLEELKKQASDAKQRKVSVEKTVEKSKVGREGTKERSSLLKQLQSLREEQTNLQAELEKYRECDPDVIKAMRKSNVVAKEAVSRWTDNVFAIKSWTKKKFSFDDSRINKAFGIPEDFDYMD; via the exons aaGGACGTGTTTCAGCTTAAAGACATTGAGAAGATTGCTCCCAAGTCAAAGGGCATTG CTCCAATGACGGTGAAGGAAGTGCTACAGAGCCTGGTGGATGACAACATGGTGGACTGCGAACGAATCGGCACCTCCAATTACTACTGGGCTTTTCCCAGTAAGGCCTTACATGCTCGCAAGCACAaactggaggagctgaagaaaCAG gCTTCTGATGCAAAGCAGCGAAAAGTTTCTGTAGAGAAAACAGTGGAAAAGTCAAAAGTGGGACGAGAAGGAACG AAAGAAAGAAGCTCCCTGCTGAAGCAGCTGCAGTCTCTGAGGGAAGAGCAAACGAATCTGCAAGCCGAGCTGGAGAAGTACCGCGAGTGTGACCCCGACGTCATCAAAGCGATGA GAAAGTCAAATGTTGTAGCAAAAGAAGCTGTCTCCAGGTGGACAG aCAATGTTTTTGCTATCAAGTCTTGGACAAAAAAGAAGTTTTCTTTTGATGACAGCCGCATCAACAAGGCCTTTGGCATCCCTGAGGACTTTGACTACATGGACTGA